Within the Candidatus Neomarinimicrobiota bacterium genome, the region ATTATCACCCACCGGATCCCCGAAGAGCAGAAACTGGTGATCATGCGCCGGGCCTTCGCGGGCATCCTCACCGAGCTGGAATTCGAGGTCTTGCGCTGCTTACTGGAACGGGGCCTGGCCCTGCAACTGCCCGCAGTGGTCAAGTCCCTGATCCATCTGGCCCAGGTGCAAGGTGCCCGGATGGACCTGACC harbors:
- a CDS encoding F0F1 ATP synthase subunit delta, which translates into the protein MAANPKARQFARATLRVAISLGMVEGFLDRLVLLARTFRENKAFRHLIITHRIPEEQKLVIMRRAFAGILTELEFEVLRCLLERGLALQLPAVVKSLIHLAQVQGARMDLT